The Dioscorea cayenensis subsp. rotundata cultivar TDr96_F1 chromosome 8, TDr96_F1_v2_PseudoChromosome.rev07_lg8_w22 25.fasta, whole genome shotgun sequence genome segment GACGCTGTCTGACAATGACTCTCTGCggtaaaaaaatacacacaatcAAAAAGTATACACAGGAAACAGATATTATACACAGGaaacaaaaattatacataGGAAACACATATTATACATGGGAAATTAGAATAAGATACATGAATCTTGTATTATACACAGGAAACATTTTTAATACAGTAAGATATATTAATACACATGATATATTAACAAAGGAACACATAAACGATAAGTAACTAGCAAAATCAGTGATTGTAGTATTACAATGGGATCAAGGAGGCCGAGTTTCCATTTGCAGAGACACTGACATCCTCGATGATGATGTCCAcgacaaatttattgaaacttTGGTATATATGACACATACGTTGAAAATCAGCGTCAGACTCAATTGGGCAAAGCGTTTTGTATACGTCAGGCGTTACGAACTTCACTTTCACTTGAGAAACATCTACGACCCAGCGAGCACATATCTCATCCATGACTGACTCCCATGAACTTAAAACGGTGAATTGAAGCACACGTCCTTCACCTTTGTATCGCGCACGGCGgaaaatgttttcattgttaCTAACGCCTGCATGGAATTCCAAAAATGACAAAAGTGATTAAGCTTCGTATATTACAGATGCAAAAGCGTGCTTAATTGgactcaacaacaacaacaacaacaacaacaacaataataataataataataataataataataataataataataagaagaagaagaagaagaagaagaagaagaagaagaagaagaagaagaagaagaaaaaagaaaaagaaaatgacaagATGAAGACAAGATGACGAAGTCGAAGGTTAAAAAGATGAAGTTGATGAAGagcagatgaagaaaatgatgtaaaagaaggagaacaacatgaacaagatgaagaagaagaataacaagcagaggaagaagaagataccgaagatgaagaagaagaagataccaaagaagaagaagaagaagaagaagaacaacaacaacaacaacaggaGCAACAACAGCTTACGTATAAATATTTTCACTCCAACCTGCTAACTAAACAAGGTGGGAGATGAAGTTGAAGCTTCAGCAACCAGACCAAGATGAACAAGCACAACTTTAAAAACAATGGCAACATTGAGAAGAAGGAGTGAAATATCATCTTTTCTCTGACAAGGAATCTTCATTGGAATATTTGACCATACTTTACATTAAATGTGATGTGACTTGGAcggaaactttttgttttttttttcatctcatATGGTTACATGGACATTTGAGTCATTTTACCTCCACTTAACTGACGGAACTAACAGGAAGGGCTGAAGAGAACATGGCTAAAAAAAAGAGGGATCTAATGGGAAACGAAATTGTTAGAGGGACTGCAGTGGAAGTTTGAAACAGTACAGGAACTTttaagtaattttccctattaaTACAAGTCATTTCaactcaaattaattatttttactattaagAAGTAATTAATTTCCTTATGTTTTTCATAGGGTTAGAAAAGCAagtaaatgaaaacatttaataatattaaagaaaaaatatattatattttctatagGCATAAGCAAccgttttactttttctttaaaaaaagcaaagtaATCACAACAAGCTGAGATTGAACTCtcaatctctaaaaaaaaataaaataaaataccaactctcatgctacatatataaatattatgttttttattttgttttgcacCATCATCATTTACATTATTTGAAGCATATATTATTGTgcacaatatttttcttatgcAATTTTTAGATAATTGTTTATTTCAACCATTTAATTTAGGAAGGACTTGATAATATTCTAGATGCTACAAGTTGTAGGAAAATCAGAATGAAATAAGTAGTCcaataacttcaaataaaaagaggaaaatatggtttatttatttattattattgatatttaaaacgtgaccttcaatatatatatatatatatgtcaataatGTGTTTTCAAGAAAGTAAAagtatgtttttaatttcttactATTCTATCAATTAGAATCTTATTGCTTTGTTTTTTCCCCAAACCAAatacatttttaatattttttctgtattttaacatttatttaccaaatctttaaatatttttaatatacacatatatacagaTTAACAGATCCAAGTAAAGTTGCGTTGCATAAACTTTTTTATTGCGCTGAGAGTACAAAACTAGAATGAAACACAcgatatttttaaacaaaactgaTCACCGAACGCAAATTGAAATGCCAAAAACCATCTAATTTAAAGTGGCTACAAAGCATCCTTcataatctaaataaaaataaaaataaataaaaaaaaacactaaattaaGTCTGGCATAAAATACAACACAATGAACAAACACCACTCAAAATTGTAAAGCTCAATGTCATTACACTAAGCAGGTTACTATGTTAAAAAACGGTTCAGCTCTCTTGCTCTTGGTCTATTTTCAGTGTCAGTGCAAGTGTATAGCTGAAGATGAAGCCCCATGATGCCTTCACAGGAACATAAACACTCTTTGCAATGCAAGTCGACATGAAAAATTGCGAAGATAATGTGTCAAAAGGAAAATGCCGCACTCTGTTTACGATCCACAAGAATCACTAGATACggtccaaaataaaaaagaatgcaCCTTACTATCAAATCGGAGATTAACCCATCCTAAAAATAACAGAAGAATAATAAGGTAATCAGCTTGTTAAGTCCAGAtagcaaaaacaaagaaattctaTAAATAGCAGAAACAATAACAAACATTCGTCTCAGTACCTGAAATAAGAACACATAATGGATTAACAACACTCTAAAGAAATTGTGCCATTATAGAGGAAAGAAAAAAGAGTTTGGGCTTCATTTCAGAGACTTCACATAAATTTTCATTAGTAGCCTACAATCTGTTTTGTCATTTATCACCTATGACCAAACAAAACGAATAAATGTGAGCCATAGATTGGAAAAATGGAGATGTCAATCATCTTGTAGAAGGGTGGATTAAAAATGGGCATCCATCCTACTTCAAAAAGTTTAATTCTGTTCCTAAAATTGGTACaatcggaacattacattaGCCTTGTGATAGAAACATTCAGCTGACCTTCATTAACATGcaaaataaactaaactaaactaaattaaatcaattaaatgtCCCCCATGATCACAGAAATATTTGATAAGAGCAAATTAAAGGCCTAGACCAGCAATGACAAATATCTAGCACGCCAATCATTAAGTTTCAACCAGATGTCTCTGCATGATTATTGCGAGGATGCAACCTTGACTTGGTTTTGAAGATGCAGCAACCAtaatgcacaaaagaagagaaaatatttCACTCACACTTTATAGATTACCCAGCAAGACAAGTAAGCCTAGATTTTGTATTAGCTTCAGCAAGCGCATTTGGCTTTTCCTCGGAAAGCATCCTAACATCCCATATTCGTATGATACCATCAGATGAAGCTGAAGCTATGAAATTAGATTCTTCAGATGTTTCCCCGCCACTTCGGTTCTTGAAAACAACAAGGCCTTTAACACGAGCTGAATGCGCAGCTTCAATGCGATAAGCAAACTTCCCACTGGCAGTATCCCACGCAGAGACGCTCCGATCTTCTCCACCAGTGAACAAAAGTCCACCCTGATACATTTTAAAGCAAAATTATTACAATAGCCCAACTAAATACGACAGCAATTAGAACTCGTGTGCACGATGTTCAACTATTTTATGAAAGGTATTCATGAAAATAGGAATAAAATCATAAGGCTTTTCCAACAAAAATCTCTAAAAGTAAAAgatttaaatcatatataaagtaacaaagtgaagtgtttaaaaaaaaaaaaactaaattgcaCAATCAATTAGGACAAAAGCACATCAACCAAACAATTTTATATCATACTGTCATTGGATGAAACCAATTGAACAAGCAAActagaagaaattgaagaaaaaagaagaatctTGTTCCACATTATATCTCAAGTCGATTATTAAATTCAAGGAATTCAAATTAAGCTTGGCAATCTCACCAAATGAAATTAAATTGCAGAATTTAATAAAAGTAACACCACTCATCTCCTTGAATAATTCCAAATCAGTAATcactaaatcaaaacaaataaacagcTCAAATCACCAATCTtgataaaaattcaagaaattcaaACCATAGTACCAATCCTATCATATAAAATTAGCATTACTCTCTTCATAATCTcattaagatttaaaaaaaaaaaagaagctaacTTTATACCTCCCCAGGCGCAATGCAGAGAACCCTCTTTCCAGCATCCATCTCATGGATCAGCCTTGCGTCCTCAGAATCGTGCACCGTCACTCGCTCTTCAGCCACCATAAAGAACCTCTCTCCATCCCCCAAACCATACCTCACATTGGTCGCCTCGCGATCGAGCCGGCATGAGAAGCTACGACGTCCCCTGACGAGATTCACCATCGCCAGCGTCGAATCCCGGCCCACCGTCAGCGCAAGTCTCCCCGAAGGATGCACCGCGAGGTCAGAGACGCCGCGGCGGTGGACGGGGACGGTTTTGAGAAGAACAAAGGGATCAGCGTCGTAGACTCGTACAGCACCATCATCGGAGCCGGCAAGGAGGTTACGGGGGATGGATGGGGCAAGAGGGGAGCAGAAGAAGGAGATGGCGGAGACGGCGCCGGTGGGATCGAGAAGGGAGCCAATCTCGGAGGAGGAAGGGAGCTCGTAGATCTTGATGGCATCGTCGGCGCCACCGGAAGCGCCGACGGGGCCGGCAACGGCGACGGATTTGATGGGGGCGGTGTGGGAAGGGTAGGAGAAGAGGggttttagggttagggtttcgctggttgctagggttttgagggagaAACCCCAGATGAACTTCTCGTATGAACCCGCCACTAATGACATCTTTTGGTGCGAGGGTTTGGCCTGTTTTGCTTGAATAtgtatacgtatatatatatatatatgttctttttAGAAAAGTCCCTGAATGTTTTTGCTTTTGCAGGGCACTCCTTGAATTCTTCATAATTGCATATAAGTACAATAAATTCTCATTTTGGTTGTTGGTTGATTTCAATCCAAGATGCGATGAACCTGAGAGGAGAAGTGCCTTCTTTGCTTCTAGACGCCTTGTTTGGTTAGGGATTTTTGGAGTTAGGAGGAGTTAGGAGGGATTAAGTCTGTTTCGTTGGGAGAGCAAGGAGCTAGAGGAAATTGGAAAAATGCACATTACATCTCTTTTCACTCCTCACTCCTCCTaactaaaccaaaaaaaaaaaaaaaactatcataGGGGCTACCCTCCTAATGACAATAGGGGCTACCTAACCATTGAATAGAGGAGGTAATCTTTCCCAAGGCAGTAAAAATTCATTGAATATATAATAAGAGAGATCAAATCACTAAAGTTAGATAACCATGTAGGCATGAAAGCTATAAAAGACAAACATGCTCAACTAGGTAAAGGGGACTAACCGAAGAATTTCATTATTGTAGATCTTGAAATCCTTTTCTGCTTATATTCTTAACTCCATTTTACTCCATGAGAAAGAGTTCTCACACCAACTATTAGGGGACCAACAAGGGGAGACTTATGTAAATCCAAAAACTTAAAGATGATCTAACAAGCAAGAGAATAAATTACTTGTCCAAAAGAGGAGAGGATAGATACCGTGAATCCTAgtaatcattctttttttttttttgacttatTGATCAAGATCTATATTGATCCCAATATGACAAATTTTGTATGAACTCTATACTTTCATAAATTCTAAAacttattgatattatttttcaattgtataCAATGGTATTGgaaacatcaaaattttttacaaaaattcaaacaattaatCTTAGATGGAACATTTTAAGAATATTCTCAATCATCCACTGGCTGTGGGGTAAAGATAACAAGGGTTATATGCAATTAGGAAAAATaactttgagtttttttattaaaaaaaaagatttcaaaTATGTGTACaaaaaaaagtacataaatatgCGTGTCTTTAAATGCATCACTAGTCCGTTAtagtattaatatttattttagtcttAAATAGAATCACATAGGATGTGTTTGGTTCACTAAACTAGTGCCTGAAGTGGTTGAAGTGGTGAGTTCCACACCAATTCAGTGTTTGGTTCACTGTATTGGGTCCTAAAGTGGTGATTTAACAACTTCTTATCCATTCCACTTCACCTCTTCGACTTCAGGGAAATTAGACAGTCATATTTCAACGTTTCACTTCCCCCATGTGGCAACATGTGACCTTGCTTGTGATCACCCCTTCACCTCCCCACTTCGGCATTTCTCCTAGGGTTTCTTCATCGTCGCCATCTTCTCCCATGACCTTTTGGCTTCCTCTCCCGTAGATCTGAGTTTTTACCattctttgttgtttcttttcaaGTTTTCATTAACAAGATCATCCTTTCTTTCAAGACAACTCGCTCCTATCCCTTCTCTGCCGTATGGCATCATCGTTTCTTTAAGGTTTTTGAAGTTTTTCAACGCTGCACTTCTTTATTGCTTGTTTTTTGCTagatttttcaaagttttcCAAAATATCTGTTAACACCATCACAGTCCAAATCTATTACATCCTTTGTCACCGGTGGTTCAGCCTACACTCCCATCATCAAGCCAATTCTAACTTCATCTGTGAGTCTTCTTtccaaaatatttcaaatattttcttaattgaaaaactttttcttggGTGTATTTGTAGATCTTTCcagtattttttgtttttgtgcacACCGTGTGCAAAATATTTCATCTGTGAGTCTTCTTtccaaaatatttcaaagatttttttcttttgtagatCTATTTCATAATACCCTCTTTCTGACTATTGTAATATGTTGATTTTTTGCCGATCTCTCATACATATATGACCTTTTCACCGGTCCATGCAGTTTTCTAGCCCATTCTTTATTTTCCAGAtgttttaattggtttttatttctCTCATTCTATTGTTTGCACTGATGGTGTCATGTTGAACCGCAAGTATGTTTTGCTCTTTGTTTTTTCTCTGACAACCCACTGTGCATGTTGTGATCTTGGCTTTTTTGGAGAACTGTCCTTGACCAATCTGTTATAGATGTGTTTGATTCTTGCTTACATGAactgctatttttattttatttattaaagcaTGTCTCgcattttatgattttaatgttCTATTCTTCAATTGCTTGTTGCTCTAACCTtgatctatttaatttttgtgcttttttttttgcttgcatGACTAGCATATATGCTCTGATTTTTGTATTATTCCcttgtttttgtatatatatatatatatatatatatatatatatatatatatccttaccaagtgataaacatgtttgtttgcttatcCCTCTAATGTTTTCACCTTCTTAATCAACATTGGCAGCTATTGTtcctatttgaatttttttaatttgtaaagcATGCCTAGcatttagttttttaatgttgtattcTTCAATGAGTTGGTGATCTAACTTtggtctattttattttatttttatgcttgcatgaCTAGCATCTATGCtctgaattttgtattattccttttttttgtatACATATGTCTTTAGCAAAGTGAtaaacatgtttgtttgcttatcCCTcttatgttttcaccttcttaATGAACCTTGGAAGCTATTGttcctattttaattttttaaatttgtaaagcatgcctaacattttaattttttaatgttgttttcttCAATGAGTTGTTGATCTAACcttgttctatttttttatttatgcttgCATAAGTAGCATCTATGCTtcgaattttgtattattttattgtttatgtatACATATGCCCTTACCAAAGTCATAagcatgtttgtttgcttatcCCTcttatgttttcaccttcttaATGAACCTCGGCAACTATTGTTcctattttaattattctaattCGCAAAGCATGCCtagcattttaattttttaatgttgtattcTTCAATGAGTTGGTGATCTAACCTTGgtcttttttttatgcttgcatgaCTAGCATCTATGCtctaaattttgtattattccCTTGTTTTCGTATACATATGTCCTTCGCAAAGTGATAAACATGTTTGCTTGCTTATCCCTcttatgttttcaccttcttaATGAACATTGGTAGCTATTGttcctattttaatttttttaatttgtaaagcATGCCTAGcatttagttttttaa includes the following:
- the LOC120267876 gene encoding p21-activated protein kinase-interacting protein 1-like; translated protein: MSLVAGSYEKFIWGFSLKTLATSETLTLKPLFSYPSHTAPIKSVAVAGPVGASGGADDAIKIYELPSSSEIGSLLDPTGAVSAISFFCSPLAPSIPRNLLAGSDDGAVRVYDADPFVLLKTVPVHRRGVSDLAVHPSGRLALTVGRDSTLAMVNLVRGRRSFSCRLDREATNVRYGLGDGERFFMVAEERVTVHDSEDARLIHEMDAGKRVLCIAPGEGGLLFTGGEDRSVSAWDTASGKFAYRIEAAHSARVKGLVVFKNRSGGETSEESNFIASASSDGIIRIWDVRMLSEEKPNALAEANTKSRLTCLAG